Genomic segment of Populus nigra chromosome 14, ddPopNigr1.1, whole genome shotgun sequence:
TAAATAGTCGATGCTTTTTAGAAGATGTATAAACCATATAAGTTCAGCAGTGGTGGATGCTAAAGCACGATATTCAGCCTTCGCTGTGGAACGAGACATTGTAGCTTGCTTTTTAGCTCCCCAGGACAGCAAGTTATCGCCTATATAGATAGTAAAACCAGTCGTAGAACAACGATCATCCCTAGAGCCGGCCTAATCCGCATCACAGAAACCACAAAATGCAATGTGAGGAGTTTTTACAAAGTTAAGACCAATATTAAGAGTACGTTTGAGGTACCGAAATACACGCTTAACAGCAATGAGATGAGAGTCACGGGGATGTTGCATGAACTGACAAACGTTATGGACTGCATAGGAGATATCGGGGCATGTCAAGGTGAGATATTGAAGCGATCCAACAAGGCGCCTATAATAGgttgaatcaaataaaagagTGCCCTCATCAATAGTCAACGACGTACCAAAAACCATAGGAGTGGAGACTAGTTTTGCACCAGCCAGTCCAAACTTCTGAAGCAGAGAAAGAAGATAGCGAGTCTGAGTAATAGTGATGGTCGACTCATTGCATGTGATTTGGAGTCCTAAAAAGAAATGAGCATCTCCAAGATCTTTCATGTGAAAGGTAGCAGATAGATGAGAAATAAAGCTCCTGATTCTGGAAGGAGAACTCCTGGTTATAAGAATGTCATCAACATAATTTAAGAGAATAATTATAGCTGAACCTTGATGATGAGAAAACAAGGATTGATTATAGGGACACCGATGAAAACCCATTTGCTGAATATAAGCACTAAACTTCATGTACCACCCTCTTGGAGCCTGTTTTAAACCGTAAAAAGCTTTATGCAGGTGGCAAACATGATGAGGATGAGATGAGTCTTCAAAACCAGGTGGCTGAGATAAATAGAGCCGCTCTTATAGATCACCATAGAGGAAAGCATTACTGACATTAAGTTGTTTAATTGACCAGCCGTGAGACAAACTAAGTGTGAGAATTAATCTGATGGTACCATGTTTAACCACTGGACTAAAGGTTTCATCATAATCCAAGCCAAGGAGTTGTGTGAAGCCACAGGCTACTAGTCGGGCTTTATAGCGTTCAATTAAGCCATCAGATCGTGTTTTCATTTTAAACACCCATTTGCTGCTGACTAGGTTCATGTCTGGTCGTCGAGGCACCAAAGTCCACGTGTTGTTGCTGGCAAGAGCAGTAATTTCAGTCTGCATGGCTTGCTGCCATTTTGGATCAGTGAGAGCTTGCTTATACATCTGAGGCTCTTGTGGGCGATTTTCAAAATCAGCTAGAAAGCATGGAGGTATTGGATATttggaagaaaagaaagttttagGCTTTAATGAACCTGTTTGAGCTCGTGTCATCATAGAATGACGATGACGTGGAGCAGTATGTGAGATGATCTCAGTTGGTAGATAAGACAATTCTAGTGCATCCTCAATGACAGTGTTAGGAGGAGGCTCCTGGCATGGAGTGGATTGCGGCATTAATGTAGAGTGTTGAACAAGAGGAGATGAAGAGTGCTCATGGCCTACAGGATTAACAACTGCAGGTAAGGAATTCGTTGGTATAGATTGCACAACAGCAATTTGAAGAGACCTGGGAAAAGCACGAACTTTGAAAGCATGAAAGTCAGATTTAGTGCACCCTTGTGTAGACCTGAAGGGAAAGgttaattcatcaaattttacatgccgagaaatatatatatgcgACCTGTTTGCATGTTTAAACATTGATATCCTTTGTGATGTGTAGAGTAGCCTAAGAACACACAGCGGGCAGATTTGGAGTCCAATTTTGATCATCTAAAAGGAGTAAGTAATGGATAACATGCACACCCGAAGACTCGTAGAAGAGTATAGGATGGTGGCGATCCAAAAACAAGCTCATAAGAGGACTTATTTCCAAGAGTAGAAGTTGGAAGCTGATTCCAGAATCATGGATGGATGGATGCATGAGCCATTAATATTAAACCAGTGTCCATAATATGTTGATGCCGATGTTCGGCCAATCCATTTTGCTCCAATGTATCGGGACATGATAATCTGTGAATAATAACATTGGATACAAAAAAATCTTGTAAACTTTGGTTTACAAATTCTCCTCCGCCATCACTTTGAATTATTTGTACaataatattgaattggttagCCATTTGCTGTAGAAATGCTAGAAATATAGTAATAGCATCAGATTTACGAGTCATAGGAAAGTGCCATATGTATCAAAAGTATTCATCaataatgattaaataaaatcgaAACCCATCATAGGATGGGATTGAGGCAAGCCCTCACACATTGGTATGAAGAGTGTGTAAAAAGGTAGTAGCATATATCTTTCGAGAGCAAAATGGTAACTTTGTTGATTTACCCAAAATACAACTTTCACAAAAGCCAACAATGTTATTCAAAGATGATAAACATAAAAGCTGAAGAATTCAAGATTAAGTATGTCCTAGCCAAGCATGCCACAAGCTGCTAGATACTTTTGTTAATAACAGGCCAACTGGAGAGTTTGTATGTTGTCGTAGTTGGAATGGATACAAGCCATCAACCATGTAGCCCTTAAGTAGCACTTGTTTCGTCCTCATGTCCTTAAGAAGAAAGCCtcaagaataaaatatgaaataacagTTATGCTCCTTTGTAAGTTGAGAGACAgataacaatttctttttaatgtcaGGGACAACAAGAACATTATTGAGTTTGATATCAGTAGTGGGCAGTGACTTGTCCAATACCAGATATTTGTAATCCATTTCCATTTCCAACCATAACAGAATTATTGCCAAGATAAGAATGAATACCTTGCACCTCACTTTTATCAGCTGTCATATGATTATTTGCTCATGTATTGGGGTACCAAGTTTCTTTTGTAAGATCTGCAACCTAGAGTGCAGCGAAAGCTTTGAATTGTTCTGCTTCCTCATCAGAGGCAAAACATCCATCGGCTTTATGATTTGGACCTCCACATCTGAAACAGGTTATGCCTCCACGTCCGCGACCAGCGCTGCGTCCACCACAATTTGTAAATGTTTGAGTACGAGTTCCAGAATTACCTTTAGTGGAGCGTGAAAAACGAGCATATTTCTGGTGCAATTGAGAAGTAGTCTAGTTGTGTGCAATATTATGACCACGAGAACCATAAGTTCCACAAAACTTTGTACTGGTTCTGCCACGGTTTGTGAAAATGCAACATTATGAGGAGTCACCCATGTTGCTTGAAGACGTATTTCAAAATCACGTAGTTTGTCGATGACCCTTTCAAGAGATGGAAAAACATCTCTAGCATTTAAGGTTGCCACTATAGGATCAAACTCAGATCCTAAGCCTCGAATGATACATATGATGAACTCATCGTCATCCATTGGTTTACCTGCACCTCGCAGGGACAAGGCTAGAGATTTGGCCTTGTGCAGGTAATCTTCTAAAGAAGAACTATCTTTGTTGAGCGACTGCAACTCGCCTTTCATCTGTTGAAGACGATCCCGAGTATGACTACCATAAAAAGTCTGCAAAACATGCCAAGCATCATGAGAGGTTAACTACTCATGACTTGGGACAGGGGACCATCGGACAAGGAGCTATTAACCACCCAAGGATCAATTGATCAGTACGCAGCCACATAGTTGTTGCTGGATTGGTTCGAGACACACCATCTTCACCAACAATGGTTTGTGATAGGCACAAAACCTGATTTTGCACATACTTGAGAAGACCATTGCCACGCAGAATGGGAATGACTTGGGCTTTCCACATAAGATAATTAGTAGAAGCTAGCTTAATAGAAATATCAGGCAAATGAGGAACAGAAGGTGAGAATTCAGAAGAATGAAAATTTGACACCGGTGGGATCGAAGAGGTAAAAGACTCCATTGTTAGTGATACCTCTggaagctctgataccatgtagaAAAACTAACTTATCTTTCCTTCAATATTATTCATCTTTAAATAGAGATTAGAGAAAGATTACAAGCATGGCTAACGGTTACATAGCTAATATCATGGTTTTCTATTGGGCtatacatataataataatataacttaaCAACTCTCTGCCACGATTGAGGACGTAATACAATACGTggtacataaaaacaaacaagctaGCTAGCGATGAATTCCACCCATTTTGAGTCTTTGCTGCTTTTgtccaaaaaacattaaaaaaaagttgacgaTGTATTCTTCTATCTACAAGAAACGAAAAAAGCATCCACAATTAGACTCAGTCAATTTGCAAGCCTATGTATATACACGCGCACTCTGAGTCCATTCCACTGCTAAACTCatcacttcatttttttcagtaTGGAAAGTTGGTTCCTTATTCTTGTCTCCATTTCTATCTCTCTCTTCTTGAAAATTATCTTCAACAATTTCTTAACCACTAAAAACCTACCTCCAGGTCCCCTATCCTTTCCTTTCATCGGCCACTTACTATGGCTCCGCATGTCCGCCTTCAAGATGGAGCCAATCCTTCGATCCCTCCATGCCAAGTTTGGCCCAATGGTTACCCTCCGTATTGGCAGTCGCCCTGCTATCTTCGTTGCAGATCGCACCCTTGCTCATGAGGCTTTAATACATGGCGGCGCAGTTTTTGCGGACCGCCCACCAGCTGTTGCTACGAGAAAATTTGTAACTAGTAATCAGCATAATATTAGTTCTTCCTTTTACGGTCCAACATGGCGACTTCTGCGGCGTAACCTCACAGCAGAAATCCTCCACCCATCGCGTGTGAAATCTTACACTCATGCACGCAACTGGGTTCTGCAGATCCTCCAGAATCGCTTCGAATCTCAAGCGAAAGCCGGTCGTCCTATTTGTGTAATGGAACATTTTCAATATGCCATGTTTTGTCTACTAGTACTGATGTGTTTTGGAGACAAGCTTGATGaaaatcagattaaaaaaattatggaagtTCAGCGACAAATGATTGTGAATTTCGGTAGGTTCAACATACTCAATTTCTGGCCAGGAGTGACAAAGATCGTGTTGCGCAACCGTTGGAGGGAGCTGTTTTGCCTTCGAAAATGCCAAGAAGATGTTTTGATTCCATTGATAAGAGCAAGAAAGAAGGCCAAGGAAGACAGGGTAAACAAAAGTAAAGAGGACAAGGAAGATTATGAAGATGAGTATGTTTTGTGCTATGTTGACACCATACTGGCTTTGGAGCTTccggaagagaaaagaaagctcAATGAAGAGGAAATGGTCAGCCTGTGCTCAGAGTTTCTTAACGGAGGAACAGATACTACTTCAACAGCGTTGCAATGGATCATGGCAAATCTAGTTAAGTACCCGCAAAACCAAGAGAAGCTATTCATGGAGATTAAAGGGGTTGTGCAAGATGGTGAAGAGAATATAAAAGAAGAGGAATTGCATAAGATGCCATATCTAAAAGCAATAATTCTAGAAGGGTTAAGGAGGCACCCGCCAGGCCATTTCGTGTTGCCACATGCGGTGACTGAAGATGTAGTGCTGGGTAAATATGTGGTACCAAAAGATGGAACTATAAATTTTATGGTGGCTGAGATGGGGTGGAATCCGAAGGTGTGGGAGGATCCTATGGCATTCAAGCCTGAAAGGTTTCTAAATAGTGGAGGGGAAACATTTGATATAACAGGAAGCAGAGAGATAAAGATGATGCCATTTGGGGCTGGGAGGAGAATATGTCCTGCTTATGGTCTAGCAATGCTTCATTTGGAGTATTTTGTAGCTAATTTGATTTGGAGATTTGAGTGGAGAGCTGTGGATGGAGATGATGTTGATTTGTCTGAGAAAGAAGAATTCACAGTAGTGATGAAAAATCCATTACAGGCTCAAATATGCCCACGGCTGAAATAAATGATCaggtttattattataaaatataaggtTGATTTTGTTTAGTTGGACGATAGCTCTTGATGTAAGTACTCTGCTAGCTTATCAAGTCGGATGCTCCTATGTTTGTGTGATATTTCTCCTATTGTTTAAATCTGATTCCATTATATCAATATTCTATAGGATGCTAATTACcaccataattatttttgtttatgttattcTTTGTTTGTAAATgtttataatagaaaaagataataattaccataaaatattttaaaaaaaaaacaagttgcttctgtgtttgtttttaattataaaaggcATCTATTGTACTTATATGCATATAATTTATCTAAACTAGTGTGTGTTTACAGTAGAAGGCTACTAAAACCCAAAAATTCATCAACGTCAAAATCGAAAGTAATTTATCTCTCTATAGTGGCTTGTGCTGCAAACTGAAATGCGTTGTTTTGTTCTTGACTGCCAAGAGAACTGCTTGTCGTGAACGTCACGCTCCTGTTACAATCTACTAGTCAATTCATCTGGATAGAAAATAAGTCTATATTGATGACTTGTGAGGttagaataaaatttatcaGTGTTTCACTGTTGCGAGgaataatattcattattaGTAAATTTATTGACGATTGCACTATCCTGCAGTATAGCACGGGTACCGTAGATTATTAGTGTTTTCACCATGGACTATGTGTAGTCTACAGGACCCAAGCGCCAGGCTAGAGAGGCGCTAGGCATACCTCTGTGCACATGTGGCGCTTGGGCTCCTGTCTCTGGGTTGGGCACTCATCAGTGCACACATGGCGCTTGTGTTGCGTTAGGTGAGCCATGATTGCGCCCCTTTGGAGACAAGTGGCGCTTGGATCATGGCTCCGAACTCAAGAGGAATGGGTCGAGCGTCATGACCCATGAGCAATGGGTCTAGTGTAAGGACCCAATTCTACTGGGTCCTTCATCAAGACTTCATGTTCATGGGTCCTAAGATTCCAAgtattagtatttattttagaaatattattatttttattataattaataaaataattaataaatttgaaaaaaaatattattatttatattataaatttttatgatattttttgtaaaaataaaagtgagcCTGCAGTGtggtattattaaaaatattcaataattctaactattaatataaaaatattataattttcgttgtcaatattattatttttcttagaataCAAAGTATTCTTCTCAAagatattattgttgttgttataatattattatttttataataattcaaagttttaatataaaaaaatattattatttgtggtctaaatattcttggaattaaaaatagtattatttgtgttataaatattattatttttactataatcaaaagtattaatataaaaaatattattttttgtgttataaatattattatttttataataatcaatattattaataaaataattactaaattagaaaacatttattattaatattgaaaacaaccaaagattttatttgataggtaaaattaaaaattactattagtattattattatcattattaataaattttaagaaattgttattattattgaagaaaaaccatgtggggaCACGTGGCGCTTGGGCTCCTACCGGGGGGTTGGGCACACCCCCTATTCACACGTGGCGCTTGGGCTTTGCCTTAGTGCTAGGCACACCCTCTGCTCACACGTGGCGCTTGGGCTCCTGCCTCAATGCTGGGCATACCCTGCTCACACATGGTGATTGGGCTATGCAGCAGTGTTATGCGCATCCTAACGCACATGTAGCGCTTGGGCTCGTGCCTCGGTTGTGGTCACACCCCTGCGCACACGTGGCGCTGAGCTATTGCCTCAGCGCTGGACACACTACTTGCGCACACGTGGTGCTTAGGCTGTCTGTCTGGGGGCTGGGCACGCCAAGACCCAACTATCATTGGGCCTCGCATGCTGTAGAACTTAAAATAGCCTTAGGTCATTGGTTGTAGAGGACCCAAATTACCTTAGATCCTGCTATCGTCTggatctaattttttataaaaataaaggctAAACCCGCGGCATAGTGCTTGCCATCTAAGTAGTAATTTTCTATGATTGAAATTGTCTTCAAGTCGGATGGTCCTATGTTTGTGTGATATTTCTCCTATTGTTTAACTCTGATTCCATTATATCAATATTCTATTGGATGCTAATTACcaccataattatttttgtttatgttacTCTTTGTTTGTAAATGTTTATTCGTTTTTCCTCAGGGTTGCAGTAGCTAGGAAATTAATGGATCCCTAGTTTATGGCAAAACTTGAAGCATTATTCTTCCTTTAAAAGTAGAATTATTGGCTGCTATTCTAGGCTTATGTTAGGCATGGCAGCAAGGCATAAAAGGGTTATGTTGGAGATCATGGATTTGGATGTGTTTAGTCAATGCTATTAATGGGTTAACTAAGAACCCTCTCTTCAATGCTGTGCAtcttcaaaaataacttttaatttgattgttaaATTCCTTTATTTTCGCTAAAGAGATTCCAAAAATCCTATTTCCTATGGAATTGAATCTTCGAAGCATTTGAGGTTGGTAGGCcctaaaattttactttttgagattgattatattttcttagttaatttaagatttttttatttaatttagaatttttttattattattactttgttctatttagaatttttctctcattatttaagcaacaaaatttataatattgagttttgattataacaaaataaattaaaaggtaaaaagGATCTCTAGGGTGCACATTATTTTAGCTCTACACTTATGTAACCTGTGGATGGTAGTggtgaaattatgatttttgttttccttataaaaaaatcatttggtcCAGCTGAAATGgtagtagggttttttttattgttttttgaatagtaaaaatacaaaatatccTTAGAGCCAAAGAATTTAGGTTTGGTGTCTAGTGTCATTTACGCCTTTTCACCTTTAAATGCATAATGCTTTTACATGATTGCCCTtgaagtcaaagaaaaataactttggtCCAGGATAATTTTcagcttgtttttttgttattgttagggGGGAGAGGGACATATttgttctttaatatttaattaaaaacaaatgagtGATGCATTGCACGGTCAGCGTGAAGGATGGTCGCGATCTTCAGGTGGTGCGTGTTGCATCGCCTggtggctaaaaaaaaaaaagcttttagaCAGGCATCTAAATTCTCTCAGCGGAACCTCCATCACTAGATGATGTGTGTCTTAAACGGACCTTCAGTTTGGCGAtgataattttcttcttcttcttctatttctccttcttgaTTTTTGCATTTGACCCCCCAAATCTTCAAAACTaccctttaatttgtttttccttcgaatttgatccatgttcttttgctttctaatttttatccttGCCTTTTTGTAaagttctgattttttttcaaatttatccttcaatttcaatttgttatgttctatttttttttctctttggtcttcatttttttatttgaatttttgtttctttacctTTTTGTGCAAAttatattggttttcaatttcatccttcaatccaaatttatagcatattattttttttaattttatcctcattcttttgatttttctttttcttttgttaaagttatttttcttttcaatttcaccattcaatcaaaAATTTGTAGTTtccatctaatttatttatttatttttatttttatcccctTTCTTCTCATTACTATTTTTTTGGATCCTTccatataattcttttttttcttctcaatttcataattcatttttgttctcaatttcatccttcaataattGATTTGTTAGGGATtaggtttgtaattttttcatgtattgaGCTTTCAGTTTAATGACCTGGGTTACAGGTTTGAAAACTTAACATGAgttgatatcatttttttttgtttattttcttttttgatttcatcattcaactttatTTATATCAAGCTATTTCAATCTTATGACCCGACCCACTTGTTTTACATGTTAATTCGAGTTGGGTCGCCTATTATTATCTAGGTTAAATGTCTATCACAATACATCAGGTAGACTTAAACCTTTTCAGGGATATAACCGAGTTgttggtctttttttatttctttaaaa
This window contains:
- the LOC133673482 gene encoding cytochrome P450 89A2-like, which codes for MESWFLILVSISISLFLKIIFNNFLTTKNLPPGPLSFPFIGHLLWLRMSAFKMEPILRSLHAKFGPMVTLRIGSRPAIFVADRTLAHEALIHGGAVFADRPPAVATRKFVTSNQHNISSSFYGPTWRLLRRNLTAEILHPSRVKSYTHARNWVLQILQNRFESQAKAGRPICVMEHFQYAMFCLLVLMCFGDKLDENQIKKIMEVQRQMIVNFGRFNILNFWPGVTKIVLRNRWRELFCLRKCQEDVLIPLIRARKKAKEDRVNKSKEDKEDYEDEYVLCYVDTILALELPEEKRKLNEEEMVSLCSEFLNGGTDTTSTALQWIMANLVKYPQNQEKLFMEIKGVVQDGEENIKEEELHKMPYLKAIILEGLRRHPPGHFVLPHAVTEDVVLGKYVVPKDGTINFMVAEMGWNPKVWEDPMAFKPERFLNSGGETFDITGSREIKMMPFGAGRRICPAYGLAMLHLEYFVANLIWRFEWRAVDGDDVDLSEKEEFTVVMKNPLQAQICPRLK